One Oryza brachyantha chromosome 3, ObraRS2, whole genome shotgun sequence DNA segment encodes these proteins:
- the LOC102717879 gene encoding uncharacterized protein LOC102717879, whose amino-acid sequence MRRSEWEDRCKRHPEHRLSKGVCPYCLRDRLAHLSASSSATTTTGASSSSATSSHYSSGAGTPPRYGYHVALSSDVSSVHVVGDGSSFVNVAAFSQPLMPSSVGSKLDGGGREEEPGREASGKGKQQEVKRKKSGKKKKIGRFLSRLVGAEKRRQSGDGDGGELFHSKTMKEKTGHKWVFF is encoded by the coding sequence ATGCGGCGATCGGAATGGGAGGACCGGTGCAAGCGGCACCCGGAGCACCGGCTGTCCAAGGGCGTGTGCCCCTACTGCCTCCGCGACCGCCTCGCCCACCtgtccgcctcctcctcggccaccaccaccacgggggcctcctcctcctccgccacctcctcccactactcctccggcgccggcacgcCTCCGCGCTACGGCTACCACGTCGCGCTCTCGAGCGACGTCAGCTCCGTCCACGTCGTCGGCGATGGCTCATCCTTCGTCAACGTCGCGGCCTTCTCTCAGCCGCTGATGCCGTCCTCCGTTGGTAGCAAACTAgacggaggagggagggaagaaGAGCCGGGCAGGGAGGCATCTGGCAAGGGGAAGCAGCAGGAggtgaagaggaagaagagcggtaagaagaagaagattggGCGGTTCCTGTCGAGGCTCGTCGGAGCGGAGAAGCGGCGGCAATCAGgggacggcgatggcggcgagcTCTTCCATTCCAAGACAATGAAGGAGAAGACGGGGCACAAGTGGGTATTTTTCTGA